A window of Marinobacter sp. es.042 genomic DNA:
ATGTGGTAACAGATCTGGTGCAAACCGCTATCCGCAATGGTGTCCAGTTTCTTGATACTGCTCGAGCCTATGGGAAGAGTGAGAAAGTACTGAAAAGTGCGCTAGCGGGAGGTTGGTGCTCCAGAGCGACCGTAATGACCAAGCTGTCACCAATGGATGACTGCCCAGATGACGCCTCGCCCGAGGTAGTGGCGGCATTCGTGGAACGAAGCGTATTCGAATCCTGTACCTCCCTGGGTGTGTCAAGGCTTGATGTTTTGATGCTACACAGAGCCTCACACTTGACCGCTTGGAACGGCGGCGTCTTGGCTAACCTGGATCAGCTCAAGAATAGCGGGCTCATCGAAAAGCTGGGTGTTTCGGTGCAGTCCCCTGAAGAGGCCATGAGCGCCCTCGAGTATGATGCGGTTTCGGTTCTTCAGATGCCTTTCAACATACTGGATTTCCGCTGGGAATCAGTGATCGCCCGGATCGCTGAAGTGCGCAGGCAACGCAGCCTGACTGTGCATGTTCGCAGCGCACTCTTGCAGGGTTTGTTGACGACAGCCCAGACTGGCTTGTGGAAGAGGGCCAAGTGTAAGAGCCCGAATAAGGTGATCGCCTGGCTCCACCAAAGGGCCAATCAGCACTGCGATGGCGATGTGGTGGAGTTATGCCTGCGTTTTGCCATCTCTCAAGAGTGGGCGGATGGAGTTGTGCTTGGTCTGGACACGAAGAGCCAACTGCTTCAAAACCTGAAGATTGTTGAAAAAGACAAGTGGCCGGCCGATCTATTAAGAGAAATGGTAGAAAACCGCCCCTCTGTCCCAGCAGAAACGCTTGATCCTGCTAAATGGGAAAAAACCAATGCCTGATATGCAGAGAAAGCTATCCCTCGAAGGTAAGAACGTTTTAGTAACAGGTGCAACTGGGTATCTCGGGCGAGCAATGGTTCTAGGATTGTCAGAGCTGGGAGCTCGAACCTTCGTCAATGGCCGGGATCGTTCAAGCGTTTCGAGACTTGTTGAAGAGTTGCGAGCTGCGGATTTGGTTGCGGAGCCGGCTGTGTTCGATATCAATAATGAAGCGGCTGTTCAGGCATGGTTTGAAGAAATCGGTGATATGCCATTGCATGGCCTCGTTAACAACGCCTACGCAGGCGGAGCTGGCTCGATAGAAACATCTTCTGATACGGAGTTTCGAAACAGCTACGAGATTGCGCTGGTCTCTGCGAACAGGTTGCTTCGCGAAGCTTTGCCCAGCCTGCGAACTGCGGTAAGTGAAACGGGCGCGGCCTCAGTTGTGAACATTGGGTCAATGTACGGAATAGTCAGCCCGGACCACCGGATATATCCCGGCAAACACGCGGTTAATCCCCCATTTTACGGTTCTGCGAAAGCTGCACTCATTCAGTGGACACGTTATGCCGCTTGTGAGTTCGGCGCTGAGGGGATCAGGGTGAATGCAGTTTCCCCTGGGCCCTTTCCTTCCTCTTCTGTACAGGCCTCCAATCCCAAGTTTGTGGAAACCTTGGCAGGCAAAGTTCCCATGGGAAGAATTGGGCAGGCCGACGAGCTCCAGGGGCCCTTATCATTTTTGATTTCTGATGCTTCAAGCTTTGTGAATGGAGCCAATCTGGTCGTAGATGGAGGATGGACGTGCTGGTAGCGTTTCGCGCTGACGCGTCAGTCCAAATTGGTACCGGCCACGTCATGCGCTGCCTGACCCTCGCTGACGAGCTTGCAGGTCTGGGGCATCATTGTCTTTTTATTTGTCGCGATCACGAGGGGCATTTAGGGGAACTGATCCAGAGAAAGGGGTTCGAGTTATGCATGCTGAAGAATCACGTTGGTCTCTGTAGTGAATCGGGCGAAACCGGAGATAGCCAATATTCGGAGTGGTTGGGAGTTTCCTGGGAAAAAGATAGCAAAGAAACGCAGGAGCTGCTTGCAGGGAGAAAGGCATCTTGGGTGGTTGTAGATCACTACGCACTAGATGTTCGTTGGGAGCGTGAAATAGCTGAGCATTCTGAACAGATTATGGTGATTGACGACCTAGCGGATCGTGAGCACGACTGCGCAGTATTGCTTGATCAGAACCTCGGACGTTTTCATAGGGACTATAATGGGCTGGTACCTTCACAAACCCTGCGTCTAATCGGGCCGCACTATGCGTTACTGCGCTCAGAGTTCCATGAGCTTCGGGGTGAATTTCTAGAGCGACGGCAAGCGATGCAATGCCGCCGGATTCTAATTTCGCTGGGTGGGGTGGATCAAACCAACGTTACAAGCCAGGTATTGTCCGCGCTAGAATCCTCTTCGTTACCTTCCTCAGCGAAGCTGGACATTGTGTTGAGCTCCTCTGCACCCGCGCTTGAGGAAGTTAGATATAAAGCAGTGCATTCCCGATTCGAAGTAGCGGTAAATGTGAACGTGACCAATATGGCGGAGCGAATGTGCTGGGCGGATCTTTCTATTGGGGCCGCAGGTAGCACATCCTGGGAGCGGTGTTGTTTGGGGCTTCCGGCTGTGCTGGTAGTCCTTGCTCAGAATCAGGTAGCCGGTGCAGCAGCCTTGGAAGCATCTGGCGCTGCAATAAAGATTGATGACACGAAGCAGCTTCACGAAGCCTTTCGTTCCTTATGGGCGGCACTTTCCGATCCCAGCCGGCTCGAGCGGATGAGTAAGGCGGCCGCCGCCATCACTGATGGCTTGGGCGTGTCCCGAGTTGTTCAAGCAATGAATGTGGCAGGCAGTAGAGATCAGTGACGTATCAGACTCTTCGACCAATGACCGAGAAAGACCTTGAGCGGATCTTGCAGTGGCGCAATCATTCAGAAGTGCGACGCTACATGTACACTACTCATGAGATTTGCCTGGAAGAACATCGCAAGTGGTTCATTAATGCAAGTACAAACCCAGCCATAGAACTTCTTATCTATGAGAAAAATGGGGAAGCGCAAGGTTTCGTTAATATAACCCGTTCACGTTGCTCGGAAGTGGCGGACTGGGGGTTTTACTTGTCGCCGGACGCTCCGAAAGGTAGCGGCGAGGATTTGGGCCGAGGTGCACTCAACTATGCGTTCGCTCAGCTAGGTCTGCACAAGGTATGTGGGCAAGCGCTCGGTTTTAATATGCGTTCGATTGCCTTTCATAAGCGATTGGGATTTATCGAGGAAGGTCGTCTGCGTGATCAGCATTTTGATGGCAACCAATTTCACGATGTCGTGTGTTTTGGTCTTCTGAATCGCGAATGGCAAGCACAGCCTAAGGATTGAACAATGAACGAACCCAAGCTCACAATCGCCGGCCGGGAAATTTCCCATCATCAGCCGCCGTACGTCATCGCTGAGCTTTCAGCCAACCACAACGGAAAACTGGAAACCGCGCTGAATATTGTCGAAGAAGCGGCGAAGGCAGGTGCGGATGCTGTTAAGCTGCAAACTTACCGTCCAGATACCATCACGTTGGATTCCGATGCAGAGGAATTCAGGATTAAAGGCGGTCTTTGGGATGGTCGAACGCTCTACGAGCTATATGAAGAAGCACATATGCCTTGGGATTGGCATAAACCATTGTTTGATCATGCTCGAAAGATCGGCATACCGATTTTTAGTTCTCCATTCGACACATCTGCTGTCGATCTCCTTGAGGATCTCAATGCTCCCGCTTATAAAATTGCGTCCTTTGAGGCCGTAGACTTGCCTTTGATTCGATACGTTGCGGCGACCGGCAAGCCTATGATTATTTCTACGGGTATGGCCGACGCAGAGGAGATTGAAGAGGCTATCAATGCAGCTCGAGATGGCGGCTGTGAAGAGTTGGCAATCTTGCACTGTGTGAGCGGATACCCTGCTCCTGCAGAGGATTATAACCTTGAAACTATTCGAGACATGATCGAACGATTCGGTTTGGTAACTGGCCTTTCGGATCA
This region includes:
- a CDS encoding aldo/keto reductase; translated protein: MKVRLCLQARTNSSRLPAKILLPVGGIPLIVLAALRAGNTGHPVTVLTSREASDDLLCDVLSRWNISYYRGDLTNTLKRFVDSTEELDDEHVVVRLTGDNVFPDGEFIDEMLADFQSRNLPYLGCGGEKSGLPYGVSAEITRVGYLREAKEESESPFDREHVTPWIIEKYGRSTFEKYRTLGMSHYRCTVDTLDDYLRVAQLFGSLAVPEETPLGTLLDKLKSESGDIVTHRAASRLVLGTAQFGLNYGIANKTGRPHQDVVTDLVQTAIRNGVQFLDTARAYGKSEKVLKSALAGGWCSRATVMTKLSPMDDCPDDASPEVVAAFVERSVFESCTSLGVSRLDVLMLHRASHLTAWNGGVLANLDQLKNSGLIEKLGVSVQSPEEAMSALEYDAVSVLQMPFNILDFRWESVIARIAEVRRQRSLTVHVRSALLQGLLTTAQTGLWKRAKCKSPNKVIAWLHQRANQHCDGDVVELCLRFAISQEWADGVVLGLDTKSQLLQNLKIVEKDKWPADLLREMVENRPSVPAETLDPAKWEKTNA
- the pseG gene encoding UDP-2,4-diacetamido-2,4,6-trideoxy-beta-L-altropyranose hydrolase, translating into MLVAFRADASVQIGTGHVMRCLTLADELAGLGHHCLFICRDHEGHLGELIQRKGFELCMLKNHVGLCSESGETGDSQYSEWLGVSWEKDSKETQELLAGRKASWVVVDHYALDVRWEREIAEHSEQIMVIDDLADREHDCAVLLDQNLGRFHRDYNGLVPSQTLRLIGPHYALLRSEFHELRGEFLERRQAMQCRRILISLGGVDQTNVTSQVLSALESSSLPSSAKLDIVLSSSAPALEEVRYKAVHSRFEVAVNVNVTNMAERMCWADLSIGAAGSTSWERCCLGLPAVLVVLAQNQVAGAAALEASGAAIKIDDTKQLHEAFRSLWAALSDPSRLERMSKAAAAITDGLGVSRVVQAMNVAGSRDQ
- a CDS encoding SDR family NAD(P)-dependent oxidoreductase; this encodes MPDMQRKLSLEGKNVLVTGATGYLGRAMVLGLSELGARTFVNGRDRSSVSRLVEELRAADLVAEPAVFDINNEAAVQAWFEEIGDMPLHGLVNNAYAGGAGSIETSSDTEFRNSYEIALVSANRLLREALPSLRTAVSETGAASVVNIGSMYGIVSPDHRIYPGKHAVNPPFYGSAKAALIQWTRYAACEFGAEGIRVNAVSPGPFPSSSVQASNPKFVETLAGKVPMGRIGQADELQGPLSFLISDASSFVNGANLVVDGGWTCW
- the pseH gene encoding UDP-4-amino-4,6-dideoxy-N-acetyl-beta-L-altrosamine N-acetyltransferase — protein: MTEKDLERILQWRNHSEVRRYMYTTHEICLEEHRKWFINASTNPAIELLIYEKNGEAQGFVNITRSRCSEVADWGFYLSPDAPKGSGEDLGRGALNYAFAQLGLHKVCGQALGFNMRSIAFHKRLGFIEEGRLRDQHFDGNQFHDVVCFGLLNREWQAQPKD
- the pseI gene encoding pseudaminic acid synthase, yielding MNEPKLTIAGREISHHQPPYVIAELSANHNGKLETALNIVEEAAKAGADAVKLQTYRPDTITLDSDAEEFRIKGGLWDGRTLYELYEEAHMPWDWHKPLFDHARKIGIPIFSSPFDTSAVDLLEDLNAPAYKIASFEAVDLPLIRYVAATGKPMIISTGMADAEEIEEAINAARDGGCEELAILHCVSGYPAPAEDYNLETIRDMIERFGLVTGLSDHTLDNTTAIASVVLGASIIEKHFTLDRKGGGPDDSFSLEPTELAALCRDSKVAWRAVGEVDYGRKSSEQGNAQFRRSLYFVRSMKKGETITEDCIRSVRPGFGMAPKFKETLIGKKVNVDVKEMTAVQNSMISGK